The following coding sequences are from one Scomber japonicus isolate fScoJap1 chromosome 3, fScoJap1.pri, whole genome shotgun sequence window:
- the LOC128355629 gene encoding dnaJ homolog subfamily C member 11, which produces MAASIEDDFESNNQDYYSLLNVRKEATVEELKASYRRLCMLYHPDKHRDPELKRQAEQLFNQVHQAYEVLSDAHSRAIYDIFGKKGLEVEGWEVVERKRTPAEIREEYERLQREREERRLQQRTNPKGTISVGVDATDLFDHYDEDFEEMPGGGFPHIEINKMHISQSIEAPLTNSDTAVLSGSLSTHNGNGGGNINVTVRKVTSAKGWGEVELGAGDILGPLIGLKMFRNITPRCFLTAQCGLQFSPRGLRPSCSLMTARHLDQNTMGYLQWRWGPNSAMTTSVVRDTKRSHFTLALQLGVPHSYLMMSYQFKFQDEDQTKVKGSFKTGWFGTVVEYGAERKISRHSVLSATVSIGVPQGVTLKIKLARASQTYLFPVHLTDQLLPSAVFYATVGPLLVYLAVHRLVIIPYTQQQKEQDLELQRKSSATDIAKKKQEAESAVLLMQESVRRVIEAEESKMGLIILNAWYGKFVSDTSQKQEKAKVIDVTVPLQCLVKDSKLILTEASKAGLPGFYDPCVGEEKSLKLLYQFRGVMHQVISADTEPLRIPKQSHRIESES; this is translated from the exons ATGGCCGCGTCCATAGAGGATGATTTTGAGTCTAATAACCAGGACTACTACTCTCTACTCAACGTCAGGAAAGAG GCAACTGTAGAGGAGCTTAAGGCATCATATCGGAGGCTGTGTATGCTCTATCATCCTGACAAACATCGAGACCCTGAGCTGAAAAGACAAGCTGAACAGCTTTTCAACCAGGTGCACCAGGCGTATGAAG TGCTGAGTGACGCTCACTCTAGAGCCATCTATGACATCTTTGGAAAGAAAGGACTGGAAGTGGAAGGATGGGAG GTGgtggaaaggaaaagaacaccaGCAGAAATACGAGAGGAGTATGaaaggctgcagagagaaagagaagagaggagactgCAGCAAAGAACCAACCCCAAG GGCACCATTAGTGTGGGTGTGGATGCAACAGACCTGTTTGACCATTATGATGAGGACTTTGAGGAGATGCCAGGAGGAGGCTTTCCTCATATTGAAATCAACAAGATGCACATTTCCCAGTCCATCGAG GCTCCTTTGACAAACTCTGACACAGCAGTGCTGTCTGGTTCACTCTCTACACACAATGGGAACGGAGGGGGCAATATTAACGTGACCGTTCGTAAGGTGACGTCGGCCAAAGGCTGGggagag GTGGAATTGGGGGCAGGAGACATACTGGGACCTCTAATTGGGTTGAAGATGTTTCGTAATATCACTCCCCGGTG TTTCTTGACAGCCCAGTGCGGTTTGCAGTTTTCTCCTCGTGGTTTGCGACCAAGCTGCTCATTGATGACAGCACGCCACTTGGACCAGAACACTATGGGTTATCTTCAGTGGCGTTGGGGGCCCAACAGTGCCATGACCACCAGTGTGGTGCGTGACACGAAGCGCAGCCACTTCACTTTAGCTCTGCAG CTGGGTGTGCCTCACTCCTACCTAATGATGAGTTACCAGTTCAAGTTCCAAGATGAGGACCAGACCAAAGTTAAAGGCTCTTTCAA GACAGGCTGGTTTGGCACTGTGGTGGAATATGGAGCGGAGAGGAAGATCAGCCGACACAGTGTCCTGTCAGCCACTGTCAGCATCGGTGTCCCTCAGGGAGTCACACTGAAGATCAA GTTGGCTCGTGCCAGTCAGACATACCTATTTCCAGTCCACCTGACAGACCAGCTGCTGCCCAGTGCCGTCTTCTACGCCACCGTGGGACCCCTGCTGGTCTACTTGGCCGTCCACAGACTGGTCATCATCCCATATACACAGCAACAGAAAGAGCA AGATCTAGAGTTGCAGAGGAAGAGCTCAGCCACAGACATCGccaagaagaagcaggaggcaGAGTCTGCT GTTCTGCTGATGCAGGAATCTGTGAGGAGAGTCATAGAGGCAGAAGAATCCAAGATGG GTCTGATCATCCTGAATGCCTGGTATGGAAAGTTTGTGTCAGACACCAGCCAGAAACAGGAGAAAGCCAAGGTCATCGATGTCACTGTGCCTCTACAGTGCCTGGTCAAGGACTCCAAACTCATCCTCACTGAAGCTtctaag GCGGGGTTGCCGGGCTTCTATGACCCCTGTgtgggagaggagaagagtcTTAAACTACTGTACCAGTTCAGAGGTGTCATGCACCAAGTCATCTCTGCAGACACCGAGCCACTCCGGATACCCAAGCAAT CTCACAGAATTGAGTCTGAGTCCTAG